From the genome of Chania multitudinisentens RB-25, one region includes:
- a CDS encoding helix-turn-helix domain-containing protein yields MNVGQAIKLCRTRRGISQTDLAHKAECSVSYLSMLENNKRDPTLSTLNSIAAALKIPVSIIFFIAAEAGDLNGIDKGLQGELARTALELLNESHSV; encoded by the coding sequence ATGAATGTCGGACAGGCCATCAAGCTGTGCCGGACAAGAAGGGGAATATCACAGACGGATCTGGCGCATAAGGCGGAATGCTCTGTCTCCTATCTTTCTATGCTGGAAAACAACAAGCGTGATCCGACGCTTTCCACTCTCAACAGCATTGCTGCTGCTCTGAAGATCCCTGTCAGCATTATTTTCTTTATTGCTGCTGAGGCCGGTGATTTGAACGGTATTGACAAAGGCCTCCAGGGAGAACTCGCGCGCACTGCGCTGGAACTGCTTAATGAATCACATTCCGTCTGA
- a CDS encoding reverse transcriptase family protein: MNHIPSDSPFYCRRRISNMAALSKALNTSLDELNSLARRADQMYRLASSLTKPDGSVRQTWDAYEPLKKVQRSIRCNILDNVVYPAYLTGSLKGCDYKVNASLHIGAKIVINEDITCFFPSTSATIVQNIWRNFFGFGKEVAECLTRLTTRQEELPQGAITSSFLANLAFWKDEPVLQASLRARGLIYSRYVDDIAVSSVNFLDNSAKSAVIACVYGMLFRHGYRPKRTKHEIKTSGERMEVTRLSVNSKPGLSASRQSQIRSAVNHLEQAFLRGEIIEFGKGPYAQTLGQVHLLARFHPGKAEKLKQRLRALKKMERMNKCP; the protein is encoded by the coding sequence ATGAATCACATTCCGTCTGACTCCCCCTTCTACTGCAGACGACGCATCAGCAATATGGCGGCGCTGTCAAAAGCGCTGAATACTTCCCTTGATGAACTCAACAGCCTCGCTCGTCGAGCGGATCAGATGTACCGGCTCGCTAGCAGCCTCACGAAGCCCGACGGTAGTGTGCGCCAGACTTGGGATGCCTATGAACCGCTTAAAAAAGTACAACGTAGCATCAGGTGCAACATCCTGGACAACGTTGTTTATCCGGCTTACCTGACCGGCAGCCTGAAAGGATGCGATTATAAGGTCAACGCATCTTTGCATATTGGCGCGAAAATCGTTATTAATGAAGATATCACGTGTTTTTTCCCGTCAACTTCAGCCACGATAGTGCAAAACATATGGCGGAATTTTTTTGGTTTCGGAAAGGAAGTAGCAGAATGTTTGACCAGACTGACGACGAGACAGGAAGAACTACCTCAGGGTGCTATTACTAGTTCATTTCTGGCCAATCTTGCGTTTTGGAAAGATGAACCGGTACTGCAGGCCAGTCTCCGTGCGCGTGGACTAATTTACTCTCGCTACGTTGATGATATTGCTGTCTCGTCAGTAAACTTTCTTGATAACTCGGCTAAATCGGCTGTGATAGCCTGTGTCTACGGCATGCTTTTCAGGCATGGCTACCGACCCAAACGAACTAAACACGAAATTAAAACCTCTGGAGAGCGGATGGAAGTTACCCGGCTTTCGGTGAATTCAAAGCCCGGTCTCTCTGCTTCCAGACAAAGCCAGATACGCTCGGCGGTCAATCATTTGGAGCAGGCTTTCCTGAGGGGCGAAATTATCGAGTTCGGTAAAGGCCCCTATGCACAAACGTTGGGCCAGGTTCATTTACTAGCTAGATTCCATCCCGGCAAAGCGGAAAAACTCAAACAGCGCTTGCGTGCCCTTAAGAAAATGGAACGGATGAATAAGTGTCCCTAG